Proteins co-encoded in one Flavivirga eckloniae genomic window:
- a CDS encoding TIGR04282 family arsenosugar biosynthesis glycosyltransferase → MNKELVIVFVKNIILGKVKTRLAKTIGTQGAFEVYKGLVKITELATEKMAADRRIYFSDAVIESKWKNDYKAVQEGKNLGERMKNAFIKGFEDGYERVVLIGSDLPDINSEIIENGLKSLKQSDVVFGPAIDGGYYLVGMTKMYHSIFDNKPWSESHLLDVTLEELEQENTPYTLLETLNDIDTFEDLEASLFYQQNEALQLKIRQLIS, encoded by the coding sequence ATGAATAAAGAACTTGTTATCGTTTTTGTTAAAAACATCATACTGGGTAAAGTAAAAACCAGACTAGCCAAGACTATTGGCACCCAGGGCGCTTTTGAGGTTTACAAAGGTTTAGTTAAAATCACCGAGCTTGCCACAGAAAAAATGGCAGCAGACAGACGCATTTATTTTTCTGATGCGGTTATTGAAAGCAAATGGAAAAATGACTATAAAGCAGTTCAGGAAGGTAAAAATCTGGGGGAACGTATGAAGAATGCCTTCATTAAAGGGTTTGAAGATGGTTACGAACGCGTCGTACTAATAGGATCTGATTTGCCCGATATTAACTCAGAAATTATTGAAAACGGTTTAAAAAGCTTAAAGCAGAGTGACGTTGTTTTTGGCCCCGCTATTGATGGCGGATACTACCTTGTGGGTATGACGAAAATGTATCATTCCATATTCGACAACAAACCTTGGAGCGAATCGCATTTATTAGATGTAACGCTTGAGGAATTGGAACAGGAAAACACACCCTACACCCTACTTGAAACATTAAACGATATTGATACGTTCGAGGATTTAGAAGCTTCTTTGTTTTACCAGCAAAACGAAGCACTTCAATTAAAAATTAGACAATTGATAAGCTGA
- a CDS encoding rhodanese-like domain-containing protein, whose product MNKLLFYIFICFTASGFSQNKLKSLLKKHNKESIPYIYVKELKEQATLPILLDARESSEYKVSHLKNAIYVGYDNFKINTVKTKIPNKNAKIVVYCSLGIRSESIADSLKKAGYNNVENLYGGIFEWKNNNLPIYNSEEKVTDSIHAFSKTWGKWIKKGTKVYE is encoded by the coding sequence ATGAACAAATTACTTTTTTACATATTTATATGTTTTACAGCCTCGGGCTTTTCTCAAAACAAACTTAAATCCCTATTGAAAAAACACAATAAGGAAAGTATTCCCTATATCTATGTAAAGGAATTAAAAGAACAAGCAACACTACCCATACTTTTAGATGCTCGAGAATCATCCGAATATAAAGTAAGTCACCTAAAAAACGCTATTTATGTTGGATATGACAACTTTAAAATAAATACTGTTAAAACAAAGATCCCAAATAAAAATGCCAAAATAGTTGTTTACTGTTCTTTAGGAATACGTTCAGAATCTATAGCAGACAGTCTAAAAAAAGCTGGGTATAATAATGTAGAAAACTTATATGGTGGTATTTTTGAATGGAAAAACAACAACCTACCAATTTACAATTCAGAAGAAAAAGTAACAGACAGCATACATGCTTTTTCTAAAACGTGGGGCAAATGGATAAAAAAAGGAACTAAGGTTTATGAATAA
- a CDS encoding MOSC domain-containing protein, with product MKEGIVKSVSKSSTHTFSKKNCDKIVLIKGLGVEGDAHMGEKIKHRSRVAKNPDQPNLRQIHLIHSELFDELEKKGFNVNSGELGENITTQGIDLLNLPKDTILTIGDTSKIKITGLRNPCKQLDLKQEGLMKAVLDKDDEGNLIRKAGIMGVVLEGGKIKTGDKIIIEFPQKPYVKLERV from the coding sequence ATGAAAGAAGGCATTGTAAAATCTGTAAGTAAAAGTAGTACACATACGTTTAGCAAAAAAAATTGTGACAAAATTGTTTTAATCAAAGGATTGGGCGTAGAGGGAGATGCCCATATGGGAGAAAAAATCAAACACCGTTCTAGAGTCGCAAAAAATCCTGACCAACCTAACTTGAGGCAAATTCATCTAATTCATTCTGAATTGTTTGATGAATTAGAAAAAAAGGGATTTAATGTAAATTCTGGAGAATTAGGTGAAAACATTACTACCCAAGGTATCGATTTACTAAATTTACCTAAAGATACTATATTAACCATAGGAGATACCTCGAAAATAAAAATAACCGGACTAAGAAATCCCTGTAAACAACTTGATTTAAAACAAGAAGGATTAATGAAAGCTGTTTTAGATAAAGACGACGAAGGCAACTTAATTAGAAAAGCAGGTATAATGGGAGTCGTTTTAGAAGGAGGGAAAATAAAAACCGGAGACAAAATAATTATTGAATTCCCTCAAAAACCATACGTTAAATTAGAAAGAGTATAA
- the arsS gene encoding arsenosugar biosynthesis radical SAM (seleno)protein ArsS (Some members of this family are selenoproteins.) — translation MTKVKTQSLHKRESDLAQSNRQLEILSNGIFQNGELPTFKNKIAETNQFPLKAKKLEILQINVGYMCNQVCEHCHVDAGPDRKEIMTRETMQQCLDVIKNTGAHTLDLTGGAPEMNPNFRWFVEEAAKAGIKDFIVRSNLTIIRANKKYYDLPEFFKKHNVHVVSSMPHWTRGKTDKQRGDGVFDKSIKALQELNAIGYGMPDSDLRLDLVYNPSGAFLPGDQASMEKDFKKALLEDFNIQFHNLFAITNLPISRFLDYLIASENYEDYMYALVEAYNPAAVANVMCTNTLSVSWDGYLFDCDFNQMLELPVNSKVKHISEYNEELLEGRNIVISQHCYGCTAGAGSSCQGVVA, via the coding sequence ATGACGAAAGTAAAGACACAATCATTACACAAACGCGAAAGCGATTTGGCGCAAAGCAACAGGCAACTTGAAATTTTATCGAATGGTATTTTTCAAAATGGTGAATTACCTACGTTTAAGAATAAAATTGCAGAAACAAATCAATTCCCATTAAAGGCTAAAAAATTAGAGATTCTTCAAATAAACGTTGGTTATATGTGTAACCAGGTTTGCGAACATTGTCATGTAGATGCCGGGCCAGACCGTAAGGAGATCATGACCAGAGAGACCATGCAACAATGTCTGGATGTTATTAAAAACACCGGTGCACATACTCTAGATTTAACAGGCGGCGCACCAGAAATGAATCCAAATTTCAGATGGTTTGTAGAAGAAGCTGCCAAAGCTGGTATTAAAGATTTTATTGTACGCTCAAACCTAACTATAATAAGAGCGAATAAAAAGTATTACGATTTACCCGAATTCTTTAAAAAACATAATGTCCATGTGGTATCCTCCATGCCGCACTGGACTCGTGGAAAGACGGATAAGCAGCGTGGCGATGGTGTTTTCGATAAATCCATAAAAGCTTTACAGGAATTAAACGCTATTGGCTATGGTATGCCAGATAGCGATCTTCGATTGGATTTGGTTTACAACCCCTCTGGTGCTTTTTTACCAGGAGATCAAGCATCGATGGAAAAGGATTTTAAAAAGGCCTTATTAGAAGATTTCAATATTCAGTTTCACAATTTATTTGCCATTACAAATTTACCTATTAGTAGGTTTTTAGATTACTTAATAGCTTCGGAAAACTATGAGGATTACATGTACGCTCTGGTAGAGGCATACAATCCGGCAGCAGTGGCTAACGTTATGTGCACAAACACATTGTCCGTTAGCTGGGATGGTTATTTGTTCGACTGCGATTTTAATCAAATGCTGGAACTTCCTGTTAATAGTAAAGTAAAGCATATTTCCGAATACAACGAAGAACTACTAGAAGGCAGAAATATTGTTATTTCCCAACATTGCTATGGCTGTACTGCTGGTGCAGGAAGCAGTTGTCAAGGTGTAGTAGCTTAA